Sequence from the Marinobacter antarcticus genome:
ACGTTGTTTACTCCGCACTGGCTTGACGATGCCGATGCCGCACTGGCCATGTACCACGATCAGGGGCTGCCGGTTCTCAAGTTCCAGGGCTTTGGTCGCGCGGTAAACATCACCCTTGGTTTGCCCATTGTGCGGACATCGGTGGATCACGGTACGGCTCTGGATCTTGCCGGCACTGGCAAGGCAAATGCTGGCAGCTTGCACACCGCGATTCGAGTGGGTGAGCAGATGGCACGCTCCCTCAAATCTGCGAATTCGAAAACTGCTAAACATCGCAAAGCCCCCAATAAAGAGAAATCTGAGTGAGCAAAAAAGCCGGCCATCAGGCCAGGAAACGGTTTGGCCAGAACTTCCTTCACGATCCGGGCGTTATCGAGCACATTATTCGCGCCATTCACCCTAAACCGGACGATGCCATTGTAGAAATCGGCCCCGGCCTTGGTGCTCTGACGGAGGAGATCCTGGCCGTCAATCCGAAGCTCCAGGTGGTGGAGCTGGATCGCGATCTGATTCCCATACTGCGCACCAAGTTTTTTAACTACCCGGAATTCCGTTTACACCAAGCCGATGCGCTGAAGTTTGATTTCAGCCAGCTCACAGACGGAAAACCCCTGCGTATTATCGGCAACCTGCCTTATAACATCTCCACGCCTCTGATTTTTCACCTGCTGTCTCAGGCGGGCGTGGTGCAGGACATGCACTTCATGCTGCAGAAAGAAGTGGTGCAGCGGATGGCCGCAGTATCCGGCGACAACAATTATGGCCGGCTGGGTATCATGACCCAGTACTTTTGCAAGGTTCAGCCCCTGTTTGAAGTGGGGCCCGACGCGTTCAGGCCTTCTCCTAAAGTTGATTCTGCCATTGTGCGCCTGGTTCCCTACACTGAGCTGCCTCATCCGGCGAAAGATCTCGGTACGCTGCAAGCCGTGGTAAGAACCGCGTTTAACGCGCGCAGAAAAACCCTGCGCAAGGCGCTGGGTGGCCTGGTGACCGTTGAGCAGCTGCAGGCCCTGGGAATCAATGATGGCCTGCGACCGGAAAACCTCAGTCTGGCGGACTATGTGAGTATCGCGGACTTCCTGGTAGGCGAGAAAGGCATCGATGGCAGTGGTGGGGACAGCAATGACTGACTACGCCATAGGCGATATTCAGGGCTGTTACGATCGCTTGAAGGATGTCCTGGCCAAGGTGAATTTTTCACCTTCCCGAGATCGCCTTTGGGTGGCGGGTGATCTGATCAATCGGGGACCGTCATCCCTGAAAACCCTGCGCTACATTGAAAGCCTTGGCGATTCGGCTGTGGTGGTTCTGGGTAATCACGACCTGCATCTGTTGGCTGTGGCTCTTGGTGGCCACGCGCCGAAGCGCAAGGATACGCTTGCAGAAATACTGAACGCCCCGGATCGCGATAAGCTGGTGAGCTGGCTGCGCCGGCAGCATCTGTGTGTGCACGACTCTGAACGCAACTTCATGATGGCTCATGCTGGAGTGCCCCATATCTGGAGCATTCAGCAGGCCTTGGCCTATGCCCGTGAAGTGGAAGAGGTAATTCGCGGGGAGCATGCCCCGGAATATTTTGCGCGGATGTACGGCAACAAGCCGGAGGGTTGGAATGAGAATCTCGCAGGTATGGATCGCTGGCGAGTCATCACTAACTACTTCACCCGGATGCGTTTTATTGCCAGTGATGGCAGGCTTGAACTGACCGCCAAAGAGTCCGCCGACAGCGCGCCGGAAGGCTTTGCACCCTGGTTTGAATTCCCCCGCACTGATGATCTGCGCGTGATCTTCGGGCACTGGGCTGCCCTTGAAGGCAAAACCGGCATCGACCGGTTTATCGGGTTAGATACCGGCTGCGTCTGGGGCGGTACACTCACGATGATGAACCTGGATACTGGAGAAAAGATCCATTGTGACTGCTGAATCCGTAAAACTGCACTCCCTGGGCCTTATGCGCCTGCCCATAGTTACCGGTGCTTTTTTTGCCCTTATGGCGGTTATGGCAGGCGCCTTTGGTGCTCACGGGCTGCGCAATGTTGTGAGCGAGCGCAGCCTGGAAGTCTTCCAGACGGCGGTTACCTATCAAATGTATCACGCCATTGCACTGTTGCTGGTTGCCCTGCTGTCCGGGTTTGGCCTTTCACGGCGACTGCTGGGATTCGCTGCCGGGTTCTTTCTCACGGGTATCCTGCTGTTTAGTGGCAGCCTGTACACACTGGTGTTGACCGACATACGCTGGGTCGGCCCTATCACGCCGATGGGTGGCGTATGCTTTATGATTGGCTGGGCATTGTTGCTGACAGCTGGCGTACGCCGGCAAGCAAATAAAGACAGAGGTTGAGGACGATATGCAAGTTCAGGTAAATGGTGAAGCCATGGACCTCCCTGAAGGAGCCACGGTTGCAGCGTTGGTGGAAAGAATGACCCTCGCGGGCAAGAGGCTGGCGGTGGAAGTGAATGAAGACATTGTACCCCGCAGCCAGCACGCCAAATTTACACTGAGTAACGGCGATCGCGTTGAAGTGGTGCACGCGATCGGGGGCGGCTAAAGCCTCGCCTGGCCGGGTAAAAGCCTGGCCGTGATATGCCTCTTGAAGAATTTACATCACTACGTTTTATCAAACCGGAAACACTATGACCGACACGCAAGAGATCCAGTTGCCCGAAGACAAGCCTCTTGAAATTGCAGGCCGTATTTATCAGTCACGGCTACTGGTTGGCACTGGCAAATACCGCGACCTGATGGAAACCGGCCACGCCATTGAAATGAGCGGCGCTGAAATCGTGACCGTAGCCGTTCGCCGTTCGAATCTGGGGCAGAATCCGGATGAGCCCAACCTTCTGGATGTAATCTCTCCAGAGCGCTACACCATTCTGCCCAACACGGCGGGCTGTTATACGGCCAAAGACGCTGTACGTACCTGCAAACTGGCGCGGGAGCTGCTCGACGGCCGGGATCTGGTCAAATTGGAAGTGTTGGGTGAACATAAGACCCTGTACCCGAACATGCCGGAAACCCTGGTGGCTGCGGAAGAGCTGATCAAAGACGGCTTCAAGGTAATGGTCTACTGCTCCGACGATCCCTTGCTGGCCATGCGCCTCGAGGAGATGGGCTGCATCGCGATCATGCCGCTGGGTGCGCCGATTGGCTCTGGCCTGGGCATCCAGAACCGCTACAACATCCGGTTGATCGTCGAAAATGCCAAGGTGCCCGTGCTGGTGGACGCCGGTGTAGGCACCGCATCCGATGCCACCATCGCCATGGAGTTGGGCTGTGATGGAGTGTTGATGAATACCGCCATCGCCCAGGCGAAAGACCCGATTAAAATGGCCAACGCCATGCGCCTGGCCATTGAAGCTGGGCGGGAAGCCTATCTCGCGGGGCGGATGCCCAAAAAGCTCTACGCGAGCGCGTCGTCGCCCCTTGATGGCACCTTCTTCTGATACAGAGCGCTGCAGTATTGCCATGACCGATCAGAAACCCAGTCGCCGGGAAGCGATTCTCCACGCCCTTCTGGAACTCCTGGAAAACGATCCAGGGGCCAGAATCACTACCTCTGTGCTTGCCAGGTCTGTTGGTGTGACCGAGGCGGCACTATACCGTCACTTTCCCAGCAAGCGGAAAATGTTTGAAGCGCTTCTGGAGTTTGCGGAAGAAGCTGTGTTCTCTCGCTGCCAGGTGATCCTTCAGGAACAGGATGATGTACGAGTCCGGTTGCAGCAGCTGGTGCATCTGGTGCTCGTCTTCGCCGAGCGCAATCCGGGGTTGTGTTGTGTTCTTACGGGAGATGCTTTGGTGGGCGAAAATGAGGCGCTGCGCAAGCGTGCCTCTCAGTTCTTCGAGCGTCTGGAAACCCAGGTGCGACAAACATTGAAAGAAGGCGAGATCCGCCAGGGTTTGCGGCCGCGCACCAGTGCGACTCGGGGTGCGGATTTTGTTCTGGTGTTCATGGAAGGCCGGATTCAGCGGTTTATCCGCTCGTCGTTTTCCCGGCTGCCCTCAACCGATTTCGACGAAAGCTGGGGGTTGGTTGCTGAGGCTGTTTGGTCGTAGTTTGGTGGTTTTTTCTTTATGGCCTGACCGTGCCTGCCCCCGAAGATGGAAAGCTACAAAAAGAAAACTCCCCTGGGTCAAACCTCACTCATAACCGGAAGCAGAACGAAGAATCTGGCGAACAGGTTCCCAGATGGCGGGCGCTGAAATCAGGATGTCGCGGCCCCAGAGGTCGGCGGGGTAACCGTCAGGTACCTCGCTGAAGTGGCCGGCTGTAGCGCCTGCTTCCAGGGCTATCAGGCGGGCGGCGGCGAAATCCCAGGGGCTGACGTTTTCGTAGTAAATGTCCAGTCGACCACAGGCCACCCAGCAGATATCCAGAGCAGCAGAGCCGATGCGGCGCAGGTCGCGGCACTGGTGAATCATTGCATCCAGGCGGCTTATCAAGGGAGCCAGATTGTCCTTGGTGTAGGGGAAGCCGGTTGCAAAAAGCGAGTCCCTCGGAACCGTAGCGCCGCTGTGATAAACAGGATTGCCGTTGAGCGTGGCGCCATCGCCGCGGGTGGCGCGGAAGGTTTCGCCCGGGAAAGGTGCGTGTACCACGCCGGACTGTACACGGCCGTTTTCAGCGTAGGCGATGGACACTGCAACCTGCGCGTGGCCGTAGGCATAGTTTACCGTGCCATCGATGGGGTCAACGATCCACAGGGGTGTTTCCAGCTCCTCAGCCTGGCTGAGATCCGGCATGGATTCTTCGGACAGGATGCGGTGATCGGGGAAGCGCTTGCGGATGGCGCCGGTGATGAACTCATCGGCCATGATGTCGGCGTGGGTGACCAGTTCAGTCTGCTGCTTATAATCGGTGCGCAGGATGTTGTGATCACGCTCCCGGCGAATCAGTTCTCCGGCCTCCCGGGCCAGATCTTCAGCAAAATCGGTAATGCCCCGCAGGGAAACAGAATCAGACATGGCGCCCTCGTTTGGATCTCGTAAGAGTGAGGTCGCCAGTCTACCATGGCTGGATTACAGGTGGTTCAGCCAGGCCTCCATCTTGTCCATGGCCTTCATCAGGCGCGGGCAGGCCTTCTCGATAAAGTCATCAGCCAGCTCCTGATCACCATAGTCTCCGCCGGCCAGCCGCAGAGACTCAGCACCGTCAAAGTCCACGAACGCCAAGCGCGCGGCCAGGTGGTCGGGCGCAAACCCGAAGTCACTGGCAGGGAGAATGGCAACGCCCGTGTTTTCCAGCAGTGACTGGCAAAACGCCTGGCTGGTTTTGATGTCTTTTCGTGTGAGTTGGTCGCGAAAGCTGGAGAAGTCCGGGAACAGATAAAACGCGCCTTCCGGCTTCTGCACGACGGCCCCCATGTCGCTCAAGCGCCGGTGCATATACTCACCAATCACTTTAAGCACCCGGCGGGATTGTTTGAGGTACTCGTCTATGTCATCGCCACCGTCAAACGCGGTGATTGCAGCATGCTGAATCGGAGCGCTGGTGGCGGTGTAGGTTTCGCTGGCGATGATGGCCATGGCATCCTGAAGCGGGCGCAGCTCTTTCGGGAAAATGAAGGTGCCCAGGCGCCAGCCGCCGGCACCCGCCCACTTGCTCAAGCCGGTGCTGATGATGGTGCCTTCGGGATAGTAGCGGGCGATAGACTTGTGGCGTCCCTCGAAGTGCACTTCTCCATAGATCTCGTCGGAAAGCAGGATGAGTCTGTATTTGCGGGCCACATTGGCAATGGCCAGCAGCTGGTCGTCGGTGTAGGTGCAACCGGTGGGGTTGGACGGGTAGTTGAGAATCAGAATGCGTGGGCGGGAAACGTCGTCCCGGCAGATGATGTCCAGTTCCTCAGCGGTCAGCTGCCAGTTGTTCTCTGCGTGGGTGGGCAGCCAGTGCACCGAGCGACCGATAATGCGGGCCTGGGGGGCATAGGAAACCCAGCTTGGGCGTGGAATGAGAAGGTCGCCGTAATAGGCCAACTGCAGAATGAATAGCAGTTCTTTGGAACCAGGACCGATCAGTACGTCTTCCCAGGTACAACGCATGCGCTCACTGCGGTTGATATAGCCGGCAATGGATTCACGCAGGCTTTTGAGGCCTTTGACTGGAAGGTAGTCCTTTTCGTGGGCGTGTTCTTTTAACGCATCCACTACACGCTCAGGAACAGGGAAGGGTGACTGCCCCAGCCCGAGCTTGATGATGTCCTTACCTTCGGATCTGAGCTGGTTACTCAGTTCGTTAATACGCAAGGTGGCCGAGGGCTGAATGCCGCGAACATTCAGGTTGATCGCAAAGCGTTGGTCGTTATGGATGTCCATTTTCCCGTTCTGTTGGTTGAGAGTGGCACGGACAGTATAGGAAACCCAAACATATATTTGGGCTTTTTGCGGATAAGTGATTGCCCTTAGCGGTCGCGAACCCAGACTTCCACGCGTCCGTTCCGTTTCTGGCCGCTTGCGCCTCAGGCCATGCCTACAGGCATGAAGTGACCGTAGCCGGTGTAGTCGACATCCGGGACATTGAAATCCGCGAGAGCCTTGCGCACTGAAAGCGCTCGCAATTCCGAGATCATCTGGGCTCGCAACTCGTTACCTTACTGATCAGCGAAACCGATTAGCATCAGGTCGTCGGCACTGCGGCTTTCCCTGATGAGATACTCTGCTAACCGTCGCAGGTCTCTCTGCGCCTTATTGTCCAGTTTGGTGCGTCCTTCCGAGAACCTGAAGTTGACGGTCAGCCGCTTGTAGTTCTGTGTCAGTAACTTGAAGGTGGGCGGTGTGGTATCGGCCAAGTCGGGTTTGACGGCGAGTGGATTCTGGGAAACGAAACCTGATCTGGAAACAATGGCCTGGCCTTCCGCATCAAGTACGAATTCCACGAAGTCTTTCGCCATGGCCGCTGTATCATCGCCAGGTGTTTACATGAACAGGTGCCTGGAAAGCGGGTGGTCTTCACTGGCAACGGTCAGCCGGGATGGCTTCAGTGCTGGAGCGGTCATCTCGTGCATACAGCGTAATGGATTGATTGGCGCCGCCGATCTCTGACCAGTTGCGGATTTCGCCGGAGAATACTCTCGCCAGTGTGCCGATACTCAACTGATTGATCTGGTTTGAAGGGTGAACCAGAACTGCCAAGCCATCAATGGCAATTACGTGCTCGTTTCCGAGGCCTTCCAGGTTGGCGCGCTCTGCCATTTGTTGCACTTCCGCCGGTTTGACGGCCCGGGAGGAAGCCCAAATATCGGCGCTGCGGGCCTCCAGGGCGTTGAAGCCTGTGCTGGAGCCGTGGGCGGCGATCAGAACTCGAACGGAAGAACCGGTTTGGCTTCCAGTCAGGACCTTCTCATTGTCCTTGCTGTTGTCGATGGTTTGAACCGGGTTATAACCACGATGTGTGAGAAAGCCCTTGACGAGCAGGGGCGCGAGTCTTGCGCCAATGGTGTTGGACCCATGGATCTCCATCTCTTCGGTGTGGCCGGGAGATGTGTGGAAAAGCAAAAGCAGAGAGAGCATTCCTGGTAGAGCGCTTTGCGGAATTCCGAATGAGTGGCGTCTTTGCATCATAAAACTTCATTACAACAGATAGTTAGCGTTGCAGGGAGAATGAGGCAGAATTATTACAGGAATATTTCAACGGTCGCAGGTAATCGCAGTAACTGGAAGCGCTCATCCTGGGGGATCAGGGAAGACGATGGGGGTCCAGTTCCATGTGCAGTATTCGGGGTCCCAGCATGATGATCCGGCCGCTGTAGCGCTCTTCGCCGGTTGATGTGAAATCAAAGAGGAAACGCCGCCACACACGGATCTGGCCATTGTCGTCGCGCTTGAACCAGATACCTCGCAGGTAGATGGCGTCATCAAGCAGCATGACGTCCATGGTTTTGCAGTAGCGATGCGCAGCCTGAAGTACGGAGTCTTTTATGGCTTTGGCGCGCCACCAGTACCATATGGCAAAGGTTGTAATAAATAGCCAGAACAGAGTTCCCAGAGTCATGATAACAACACGATAGCGGCGATCTTCCAAAAGAAATATCAGGTCAGAGCGCCAGACTACCCTATTGTGAGAGTTCGGGGAATCGCTATGGTTTTGCCTGAGCTACGGCGTGAACGGCCGGTAACTGGCCGGAAAGCATTTTCAGGAAGTGGCTGGTTAGGAGTTGGGCCTGGTCCACGCTGTTGCCAAGATCCTCGGATTCCTGCCGGGCACTTTCGCTGCTCCGCACGGACTCATCACCCAGCGTAAGCAGGCGGCCTACTTGTCGCTGTACCTGCAGGCTGAGGGCGGATTGCTCTTCCGTAGCGCCAGCCACTTCATGGGTGCAGCTTGTGATTATCTCGACGTCCTTGAGGGTAGACATAAGTGCCTTGCTGACCTCGCCTCCCATGAACGTGGCTTGCTTGCAGGCGCTGGCACCCCGGTCAATAACGTCTACAACGCTGTGGGTTTCGTTTTGCAAAGCGCCGATGATTTCTTCGATTTTCTGCGTTGACTCGTGGGTGCGCCGGGCCAGTCCGCGGACTTCATCGGCAACGACGGCGAAGCCGCGACCAGCATCACCCGCTCGCGCAGCCTCAATGGCCGCGTTGAGCGCCAGCAGGTTGGTCTGTTCCGCAATATCGGAAATCACATCCAGCACGAGACCGATCGCGTCACTTTTTTCCGATAGGGCGGTTATTCTCTCGTTGGCGGCGCAGAGCTGGTTTTGCAAACTGGACAGGTCGTCATTCATTACCTGCATCTGCTGCTGGCAGTGGCCGGCCGATTTGCTGGCGTCCATGGTTGCGTCATGGGTTCTGCTTGTCAGCTCGCTCACGCCTTTGACGCTGCGCGCCAGCTCATCAAACGCCTGGGTAATACTCTGGATATCCTCGCGCTGGCCGCGGATGCTGGCAACTGAA
This genomic interval carries:
- a CDS encoding substrate-binding domain-containing protein produces the protein MMQRRHSFGIPQSALPGMLSLLLLFHTSPGHTEEMEIHGSNTIGARLAPLLVKGFLTHRGYNPVQTIDNSKDNEKVLTGSQTGSSVRVLIAAHGSSTGFNALEARSADIWASSRAVKPAEVQQMAERANLEGLGNEHVIAIDGLAVLVHPSNQINQLSIGTLARVFSGEIRNWSEIGGANQSITLYARDDRSSTEAIPADRCQ
- a CDS encoding DUF423 domain-containing protein, with the translated sequence MRLPIVTGAFFALMAVMAGAFGAHGLRNVVSERSLEVFQTAVTYQMYHAIALLLVALLSGFGLSRRLLGFAAGFFLTGILLFSGSLYTLVLTDIRWVGPITPMGGVCFMIGWALLLTAGVRRQANKDRG
- a CDS encoding thiazole synthase: MTDTQEIQLPEDKPLEIAGRIYQSRLLVGTGKYRDLMETGHAIEMSGAEIVTVAVRRSNLGQNPDEPNLLDVISPERYTILPNTAGCYTAKDAVRTCKLARELLDGRDLVKLEVLGEHKTLYPNMPETLVAAEELIKDGFKVMVYCSDDPLLAMRLEEMGCIAIMPLGAPIGSGLGIQNRYNIRLIVENAKVPVLVDAGVGTASDATIAMELGCDGVLMNTAIAQAKDPIKMANAMRLAIEAGREAYLAGRMPKKLYASASSPLDGTFF
- a CDS encoding symmetrical bis(5'-nucleosyl)-tetraphosphatase, producing MTDYAIGDIQGCYDRLKDVLAKVNFSPSRDRLWVAGDLINRGPSSLKTLRYIESLGDSAVVVLGNHDLHLLAVALGGHAPKRKDTLAEILNAPDRDKLVSWLRRQHLCVHDSERNFMMAHAGVPHIWSIQQALAYAREVEEVIRGEHAPEYFARMYGNKPEGWNENLAGMDRWRVITNYFTRMRFIASDGRLELTAKESADSAPEGFAPWFEFPRTDDLRVIFGHWAALEGKTGIDRFIGLDTGCVWGGTLTMMNLDTGEKIHCDC
- the rsmA gene encoding 16S rRNA (adenine(1518)-N(6)/adenine(1519)-N(6))-dimethyltransferase RsmA, producing the protein MSKKAGHQARKRFGQNFLHDPGVIEHIIRAIHPKPDDAIVEIGPGLGALTEEILAVNPKLQVVELDRDLIPILRTKFFNYPEFRLHQADALKFDFSQLTDGKPLRIIGNLPYNISTPLIFHLLSQAGVVQDMHFMLQKEVVQRMAAVSGDNNYGRLGIMTQYFCKVQPLFEVGPDAFRPSPKVDSAIVRLVPYTELPHPAKDLGTLQAVVRTAFNARRKTLRKALGGLVTVEQLQALGINDGLRPENLSLADYVSIADFLVGEKGIDGSGGDSND
- a CDS encoding ABC transporter substrate-binding protein produces the protein MAKDFVEFVLDAEGQAIVSRSGFVSQNPLAVKPDLADTTPPTFKLLTQNYKRLTVNFRFSEGRTKLDNKAQRDLRRLAEYLIRESRSADDLMLIGFADQ
- a CDS encoding DUF3301 domain-containing protein encodes the protein MTLGTLFWLFITTFAIWYWWRAKAIKDSVLQAAHRYCKTMDVMLLDDAIYLRGIWFKRDDNGQIRVWRRFLFDFTSTGEERYSGRIIMLGPRILHMELDPHRLP
- a CDS encoding inositol monophosphatase family protein; amino-acid sequence: MSDSVSLRGITDFAEDLAREAGELIRRERDHNILRTDYKQQTELVTHADIMADEFITGAIRKRFPDHRILSEESMPDLSQAEELETPLWIVDPIDGTVNYAYGHAQVAVSIAYAENGRVQSGVVHAPFPGETFRATRGDGATLNGNPVYHSGATVPRDSLFATGFPYTKDNLAPLISRLDAMIHQCRDLRRIGSAALDICWVACGRLDIYYENVSPWDFAAARLIALEAGATAGHFSEVPDGYPADLWGRDILISAPAIWEPVRQILRSASGYE
- the slmA gene encoding nucleoid occlusion factor SlmA — protein: MTDQKPSRREAILHALLELLENDPGARITTSVLARSVGVTEAALYRHFPSKRKMFEALLEFAEEAVFSRCQVILQEQDDVRVRLQQLVHLVLVFAERNPGLCCVLTGDALVGENEALRKRASQFFERLETQVRQTLKEGEIRQGLRPRTSATRGADFVLVFMEGRIQRFIRSSFSRLPSTDFDESWGLVAEAVWS
- a CDS encoding pyridoxal phosphate-dependent aminotransferase, with translation MDIHNDQRFAINLNVRGIQPSATLRINELSNQLRSEGKDIIKLGLGQSPFPVPERVVDALKEHAHEKDYLPVKGLKSLRESIAGYINRSERMRCTWEDVLIGPGSKELLFILQLAYYGDLLIPRPSWVSYAPQARIIGRSVHWLPTHAENNWQLTAEELDIICRDDVSRPRILILNYPSNPTGCTYTDDQLLAIANVARKYRLILLSDEIYGEVHFEGRHKSIARYYPEGTIISTGLSKWAGAGGWRLGTFIFPKELRPLQDAMAIIASETYTATSAPIQHAAITAFDGGDDIDEYLKQSRRVLKVIGEYMHRRLSDMGAVVQKPEGAFYLFPDFSSFRDQLTRKDIKTSQAFCQSLLENTGVAILPASDFGFAPDHLAARLAFVDFDGAESLRLAGGDYGDQELADDFIEKACPRLMKAMDKMEAWLNHL
- the thiS gene encoding sulfur carrier protein ThiS; translated protein: MQVQVNGEAMDLPEGATVAALVERMTLAGKRLAVEVNEDIVPRSQHAKFTLSNGDRVEVVHAIGGG
- a CDS encoding methyl-accepting chemotaxis protein yields the protein MRKNEPVTQHEQAYPEHFNLITTTDLKGKITAANEAFSEVSGYTADELIGQHHNFIRHPDMPPGAFGDLWQTIKSGESWRGIVKNRCKNGDHYWVDAFVTPIFNEGRIVEYQSVRVLPDRAQIKRAEMAYAAWNRGNIPRRFLAVSPALPWKLLSLYGILATGLLALGLTALPTPSLAFLQVLLLAVFLVLQWLTHPMVQSARAACRDAHPAMPWIYTGRRDESAWIEFDRQKRNATLRAVSARMHTNVGHLHGSKQRTIEWVSHSVASIRGQREDIQSITQAFDELARSVKGVSELTSRTHDATMDASKSAGHCQQQMQVMNDDLSSLQNQLCAANERITALSEKSDAIGLVLDVISDIAEQTNLLALNAAIEAARAGDAGRGFAVVADEVRGLARRTHESTQKIEEIIGALQNETHSVVDVIDRGASACKQATFMGGEVSKALMSTLKDVEIITSCTHEVAGATEEQSALSLQVQRQVGRLLTLGDESVRSSESARQESEDLGNSVDQAQLLTSHFLKMLSGQLPAVHAVAQAKP